The Seleniivibrio woodruffii genome window below encodes:
- the atpH gene encoding ATP synthase F1 subunit delta has protein sequence MKENIVAARYADALFQEAKAENKLEQVIAQLSAVSAASEQSADFKTLIKSPLIGKAEKQAVVDVLKSKGMIDEFLYKFLKLLVSKNRLSLLELISSEIKAMDRKAKGEAEAVITVATAMDEASKSTLKAVLDKITGKKITITENVDPSILGGVIAQVESSLYDASVRGQLNKIKEQLV, from the coding sequence GTGAAAGAGAATATAGTTGCCGCACGCTACGCCGATGCTCTTTTTCAGGAGGCAAAGGCTGAAAACAAACTGGAGCAGGTTATTGCACAGCTTTCAGCTGTCAGTGCCGCTTCTGAACAGTCCGCCGATTTCAAAACACTCATAAAAAGCCCGCTCATAGGCAAAGCCGAAAAACAGGCTGTTGTTGATGTTCTGAAATCCAAAGGAATGATCGATGAATTCCTTTACAAGTTCCTTAAACTTCTTGTGAGCAAAAACAGGCTCAGCCTGCTTGAGCTTATCTCATCTGAAATTAAGGCAATGGACAGAAAAGCAAAAGGAGAGGCCGAAGCGGTCATCACAGTTGCAACTGCAATGGATGAAGCATCAAAAAGCACTCTGAAAGCGGTTCTGGACAAAATTACTGGTAAGAAAATTACTATTACGGAAAATGTTGATCCCTCCATCCTCGGCGGTGTTATCGCTCAGGTGGAGAGCAGTCTTTATGACGCAAGCGTCAGGGGACAGCTGAATAAGATAAAAGAACAGTTGGTATAA